A genomic segment from Canis lupus baileyi chromosome 13, mCanLup2.hap1, whole genome shotgun sequence encodes:
- the LOC140602534 gene encoding elongin-C — MDGEEKTYGGCEGPDAMYVKLISSDGHEFIVKREHALTSGTIKAMLSGPGQFAENETNEVNFREIPSHVLSKVCMYFTYKVRYTNSSTEIPEFPIAPEIALELLMAANFLDC, encoded by the coding sequence AtggatggagaagagaaaaccTATGGTGGCTGTGAAGGCCCTGATGCCATGTATGTCAAATTGATATCTTCGGATGGTCATGAGTTCATTGTAAAAAGAGAACATGCACTAACATCCGGAACAATAAAAGCCATGTTGAGTGGCCCAGGTCAGTTTGCTGAGAACGAAACTAATGAAGTCAATTTTAGAGAGATCCCTTCACATGTGCTATCAAAAGTATGCATGTATTTTACCTACAAGGTTCGCTACACTAACAGCTCCACAGAGATTCCTGAATTCCCAATTGCACCTGAAATTGCACTGGAACTGCTGATGGCTGCGAACTTCCTagattgttaa